A region from the Pelobates fuscus isolate aPelFus1 chromosome 3, aPelFus1.pri, whole genome shotgun sequence genome encodes:
- the LOC134601850 gene encoding proto-oncogene Mas-like has product MNYTNDTGLEHLLHNVIISPISVLVSLIGIVGNCLVMWFLSFKIKKNPSTIYIFNLALADAFFLVCIAVFHSFSIVLNIKTPWEHQFENVHLNNVLNALMLSCLFGYNTSVSLLTAISVERCICVLFPIWYYCNRPRYLSSIICSAIWLMSCLFTILEFIYCCPDSHKLNIVHEQPGGECKYMFVTICFISFMLCIPSMTVSSLVLIIKVWTTSQHRPPQKLYLVITVTVIFFLLFAMPMRILLLVWYKRHIMPPFPIMDIFSLFTAVNSSINPFIYFLIGRSGSGGEKCNLHVILQSVFREEGSQIRKVQRNIINTKRDTIM; this is encoded by the coding sequence ATGAATTATACTAATGACACTGGACTGGAAcacctactacacaatgtaattaTTTCACCTATATCTGTGCTTGTTTCATTGATTGGTATAGTTGGAAACTGTCTTGTTATGTGGTTCCTTTCTTTTAAGATTAAGAAGAATCCATCCACAATCTATATTTTCAACCTCGCCCTGGCCGATGCTTTTTTCCTTGTCTGTATTGCTGTTTTCCATAGTTTTTCTATAGttcttaatataaaaacaccatgGGAACATCAATTTGAAAATGTGcatctaaataatgtattaaACGCCTTGATGTTATCTTGTCTCTTTGGATACAACACCAGTGTAAGCCTTCTAACAGCTATTAGTGTTGAAAGGTGTATCTGTGTACTGTTCCCTATTTGGTATTACTGCAACCGTCCGAGATATCTCTCCTCCATTATATGTTCAGCCATATGGCTCATGTCCTGTCTATTCACTATATTAGAGTTTATATATTGTTGCCCTGATTCACACAAACTAAATATTGTGCATGAACAACCTGGTGGAGAATGTAAGTACATGTTTGTGACTATTTGCTTCATTAGCTTTATGCTCTGCATTCCATCCATGACTGTGTCAAGTTTGGTTCTCATTATCAAGGTTTGGACCACTTCCCAGCATCGTCCACCTCAGAAGCTTTATCTTGTGATTACAGTAACTGTTATATTCTTCCTGTTGTTTGCCATGCCCATGAGGATTTTACTGTTGGTGTGGTACAAGCGCCATATTATGCCACCTTTTCCCATAATGGACATCTTTTCTCTGTTTACCGCTGTGAACAGCAGCATAAaccctttcatttattttcttattggTCGCAGTGGGTCTGGTGGTGAAAAGTGTAATTTGCATGTTATTCTACAGAGTGTTTTTCGAGAAGAAGGAAGCCAAATCAGGAAGGTACAAAGGaacataataaacacaaaaagagaTACAATAATGTAG